Part of the Candidatus Rokuibacteriota bacterium genome, AGAGGGGGCGTGGGTGATTGACGTGGGCGTCAACCGTCTCGAAAGCGGCCGGCTCGTGGGCGACGTGGACTTCGACTCCGTCGGGCGGCGGGCCCAGGCGATCACGCCGGTCCCGGGCGGGGTGGGACCGATGACGATCGCCATGCTGATGAAGAACACGCTCCAGCTCGCGCGCCGCCAGCTGGGCGTAGCGTGAAGGGTCGCCTTGCTGGGGGTCGTCGTCGTGCGCGGTGG contains:
- a CDS encoding bifunctional 5,10-methylene-tetrahydrofolate dehydrogenase/5,10-methylene-tetrahydrofolate cyclohydrolase (catalyzes the formation of 5,10-methenyltetrahydrofolate from 5,10-methylenetetrahydrofolate and subsequent formation of 10-formyltetrahydrofolate from 5,10-methenyltetrahydrofolate), translating into EGAWVIDVGVNRLESGRLVGDVDFDSVGRRAQAITPVPGGVGPMTIAMLMKNTLQLARRQLGVA